The following proteins come from a genomic window of Myxococcales bacterium:
- a CDS encoding group 1 truncated hemoglobin — translation MQTRLFAIAALACATGLAVACGAKPPPKEPPVVEAVADAAPPAEVDAAPPEPKPLIERLGGKDKLKAVLEVFAKNVQGDKKVSKIFSKTLKIDQFRDMLFDHMCEKAGGDCKYAGKPWKEAFKGLKVTAAQWETLLEDLKAAMEEKQIGETELADLVSTIASLKEEIVEAKK, via the coding sequence ATGCAGACCCGCCTTTTCGCCATCGCCGCCCTCGCCTGCGCCACCGGTCTCGCCGTCGCCTGTGGCGCGAAGCCGCCCCCCAAGGAGCCCCCGGTCGTGGAGGCGGTGGCCGACGCCGCGCCCCCCGCGGAGGTCGACGCCGCGCCCCCGGAGCCGAAGCCGCTCATCGAGCGTCTGGGCGGCAAAGACAAGCTGAAGGCCGTGCTCGAGGTGTTCGCCAAGAACGTCCAGGGCGACAAGAAGGTCTCGAAGATCTTCTCCAAGACCCTGAAGATCGACCAGTTCCGCGACATGCTCTTCGACCACATGTGCGAGAAGGCGGGCGGCGACTGCAAGTATGCCGGCAAGCCGTGGAAAGAGGCGTTCAAGGGCCTGAAGGTGACCGCCGCGCAGTGGGAGACCCTGCTCGAGGACCTCAAGGCCGCGATGGAAGAGAAGCAGATCGGCGAGACCGAGCTCGCCGACCTCGTGTCGACGATCGCGTCGCTGAAGGAAGAGATCGTCGAAGCGAAGAAGTGA